The Psychrobacillus sp. FSL K6-4046 DNA window TTACTAGATATGATGGGGCATGGTATATCTGCTTCCCTAGTATGTATGTTCATATCCTCTGTTTTAAGAGAGGCCATTAAACAATTAGTAGAGCCAGAGCTTGTAATTAAAGAGCTAAATCGCTATATGGTTTTGATACATAATGAAAAGGTGGGCATACCATATTATTTTACAGCTGTTTATATGGTAGTAGATACGGATCAAAAAACGATAGAATACGTCAATGCCGGGCATCCACCTGGATTTGCTTTAATTGATGATGAAAAGGTTGTGCCTATAAGTAAAAGCTGCTGTGCAGTTGGCTTCTTTGATGAAATTGAAGTGAAGAAAGAAGTCATTACCTATGAAAAGGATATTCAAATTGTTTTATACACAGATGGAGTTCTAGAAGGAATGGGACCAGATGAGATAGAGTCTGAAAAGCAAATTGAAATATTAACATCTAAAAAATGGGATCATTCTCATGCTTTAATTGATAATCTATTACCGAAGGAAAAACAACAGGATCAACCGGATGACATGTGTGTCTTAATGATTCAGTGTAAATAAAATGAGAAGCTTCGAAGATTAAAAAAAATAAATCTTCGAAGCTTTTTTAATGTTACTTTTTTAATATCGACAAAAATTAGCTATGTGATAAGATCTTTTAACTTCAAAAAAAGTGAAATCAAATATCTTGATTTCACTTTTTCCTCTTTTTATTTAAATCGTTGATAGATTCTTTCGCTACCAACTAATTCTTGATAGTTTTCCATTACACGCGAAAACTTCAAGGTTTCTTTATCACCTAAGCCTAAAACTCCTGCGGGACTTAAGCTTTGATAAAACAATTCCTGCACTTGCTCCTGTAATTCAGAGTTAAAGTAAATGAGTACATTCCGGCAAATGATTACATGAAATTCATTGAATGACTGATCAGTTACTAGATTATGCTGGGCAAAGATAATATTTTCTAAAAGTGATGGATGAAAGTAAGCATGTTGATAGTCTGCCTTATAGTATTCAGAAAAGGCTTTGCTCCCACCGGCAAGCATATAGTTTTTCGTATATGCTTGCATCTTTTGAATTGGGAAAATCCCCTTGCTAGCCTTTTCTAACACTTGCTCGTTCATATCAGTGGCATAAATAACTGCTTTATCCTTCAGACCTTCTTCTTCTAATAAGATAGCCATCGAGTATACCTCTTCCCCAGTTGCACAACCTGCATGCCATATGCGGATTTCAGGGTATTCTCTTAGAATTGGAACTACTTCTTCTCTAAACGCCTTAAAAAAGCTTGGATTACGGAACATTTCTGTTACATTAATCGAAAAGTCATTCAACAACTGATCTAAGTAACCCTCTTCATGGATAACTTTTTCTAG harbors:
- a CDS encoding protein-glutamate O-methyltransferase CheR; its protein translation is MDNYYENGELEGVNIQYEEMEVDFLLEAIYRLSGFDFRQYNKSSISRRIHNRMKINGISTITGLLEKVIHEEGYLDQLLNDFSINVTEMFRNPSFFKAFREEVVPILREYPEIRIWHAGCATGEEVYSMAILLEEEGLKDKAVIYATDMNEQVLEKASKGIFPIQKMQAYTKNYMLAGGSKAFSEYYKADYQHAYFHPSLLENIIFAQHNLVTDQSFNEFHVIICRNVLIYFNSELQEQVQELFYQSLSPAGVLGLGDKETLKFSRVMENYQELVGSERIYQRFK